From Pseudoalteromonas sp. R3, one genomic window encodes:
- a CDS encoding TonB-dependent receptor, producing MKLNILAKSVGLALVSVATASTAIADETKELDVIVVQGQKIDRTLQDTPSSVAVVTSKDMEQNNLQNINDAFSMMPNVSGDFNDGFRIRGVDSFSVSGGGNSFLTSMYLDGAPLPFRMVKSGGLSVWDLAQVEVFRGPQSTLQGRNALAGAIMIRSQDPTYEPSAKFKATVGQHGQQEFAFAGGMGLIEDMLAFRVSYEDKETDGDIDNTTRGDTSNFEESQTLRTKVLFEPNDDIDVLLTYTNNENRFGVFWSLYDFGESPFDRTVDFNSPIWEETKTDIYNLEVTWDVNETTSFHSITTYNESDYGYNWDGDMQPTQIVKDNANRRTDETFSQELRLTYESDDLQAAFGLYASQVDVDDRAEGQRILTLQQAVGVSDFTTAVTGLLMQQGLPVEVAAQTAAMAAPLYPNIDPVVLNMNYGLAQKIKTAAIYGDVTWSVTEQIDLLAGLRYDTEEQTNSADNAYTIDNHLPDPTQVPAQLSPLVTGINAYLNGFAASASGVEPESSEDFSAWLPKLGATYHFNQDISTSFIYQKGYRSGGVGFNMARSRIFSYEPEYTDNYELSFRSVWLDGKLVVNANAFMLEWKDQQVKQRLSGALYDTETVNAGESEVKGWEAEVFYYPSKNWSVTAGAGLAKTKFTEFGPQTGRPFADAPDWTANVASNYTFDNGLYVNVNAKYTGSSLAYMNPKVALEADKYALNNEPVNDDRLIVNSQVGYKWDNYSVRLDVRNLFDKDYIRSYFKEADNEGKTFTSYGQQYIGKSRQVSLTFQMEF from the coding sequence ATGAAATTGAATATTCTGGCTAAATCTGTTGGTTTAGCACTTGTTTCTGTCGCTACTGCATCAACCGCTATTGCAGATGAAACAAAAGAACTGGATGTAATTGTTGTACAAGGTCAAAAGATAGACCGGACTTTGCAAGACACACCAAGCAGTGTTGCAGTCGTTACCAGCAAGGACATGGAACAAAACAACCTACAGAATATCAATGACGCCTTTTCGATGATGCCAAACGTATCTGGAGACTTTAACGATGGCTTCAGAATACGTGGCGTCGACTCGTTCTCCGTATCAGGCGGCGGTAATAGCTTCTTAACCAGTATGTACCTTGATGGTGCGCCTCTGCCATTTCGCATGGTCAAAAGTGGCGGATTGTCTGTTTGGGATCTGGCACAGGTTGAAGTGTTCCGTGGTCCTCAGTCAACTCTGCAAGGGCGCAACGCGCTGGCGGGTGCCATTATGATCCGCTCGCAAGATCCAACCTATGAGCCATCTGCTAAATTTAAAGCCACCGTTGGCCAACACGGTCAGCAGGAATTTGCGTTCGCCGGTGGTATGGGCCTGATAGAAGATATGCTGGCATTCAGAGTCAGCTACGAAGACAAAGAAACCGACGGTGACATTGACAACACAACGCGTGGAGATACGTCTAATTTCGAAGAGAGTCAGACCCTGCGCACCAAAGTATTGTTTGAACCAAACGACGACATCGATGTGCTATTGACTTACACCAACAATGAAAATCGCTTTGGTGTTTTCTGGAGCCTGTACGACTTTGGTGAGTCTCCGTTCGACCGTACCGTAGATTTCAACTCTCCAATTTGGGAAGAAACCAAAACGGATATCTATAACCTGGAAGTCACCTGGGATGTGAATGAGACAACGTCATTCCACTCTATTACCACGTACAACGAATCTGACTATGGCTATAACTGGGATGGTGATATGCAACCTACCCAGATTGTCAAAGACAATGCCAATCGCCGTACGGATGAAACCTTTAGCCAGGAACTCAGATTAACTTATGAATCTGACGATCTTCAGGCCGCATTTGGCTTGTATGCATCACAGGTTGATGTTGATGACCGGGCAGAGGGACAACGTATCCTGACCCTGCAACAAGCGGTTGGTGTATCGGACTTTACAACAGCGGTTACCGGATTACTCATGCAACAAGGGCTTCCTGTCGAAGTTGCAGCGCAGACAGCAGCTATGGCTGCCCCTTTGTATCCTAATATCGACCCTGTTGTCCTTAATATGAACTACGGTTTAGCACAAAAAATTAAGACGGCAGCGATATACGGCGATGTAACCTGGTCTGTCACAGAGCAAATCGATCTACTGGCTGGCCTGCGATACGACACAGAAGAGCAAACTAATAGCGCCGACAATGCTTACACTATAGATAATCACCTACCTGATCCAACTCAGGTTCCAGCGCAACTAAGCCCTCTTGTAACTGGGATCAATGCTTATCTGAATGGCTTTGCGGCCTCAGCCTCTGGCGTAGAGCCTGAGTCGAGCGAAGACTTTAGTGCCTGGTTACCCAAATTGGGCGCGACGTATCACTTCAACCAAGATATATCGACCAGCTTTATTTACCAAAAAGGTTATCGCTCAGGTGGGGTTGGCTTTAACATGGCCCGCTCTCGTATCTTTAGTTACGAGCCTGAGTACACCGACAACTATGAGTTATCGTTCCGCTCGGTATGGCTCGATGGCAAGCTGGTGGTCAATGCCAATGCATTTATGCTGGAATGGAAAGATCAGCAGGTAAAACAGCGCCTTTCTGGTGCACTGTACGACACAGAAACCGTGAACGCTGGTGAATCTGAGGTAAAAGGCTGGGAAGCTGAAGTATTCTATTACCCAAGCAAAAATTGGTCGGTAACCGCAGGGGCTGGCCTGGCAAAAACCAAGTTCACCGAGTTTGGCCCACAGACCGGTCGTCCGTTCGCCGATGCCCCAGACTGGACAGCCAATGTGGCTTCCAACTACACCTTTGACAATGGCCTGTACGTCAATGTTAACGCCAAATACACAGGATCAAGCTTAGCTTACATGAACCCTAAAGTAGCATTGGAAGCGGACAAGTACGCCCTCAATAATGAGCCGGTGAATGATGATCGCTTAATCGTAAACTCGCAAGTGGGTTATAAGTGGGATAACTACAGCGTACGTCTGGATGTCAGAAACTTATTCGACAAAGATTATATCCGCAGTTACTTCAAAGAAGCCGACAACGAGGGCAAGACGTTCACCAGTTATGGGCAGCAATACATTGGTAAGTCTCGTCAGGTCTCTTTGACTTTTCAGATGGAATTTTAA
- a CDS encoding response regulator transcription factor, which yields MKIIVADDHHIVRQGLLALIQAAKVGTVIADVGSGKQAWQCILKHEPDIAILDITMGEVSGLSVCQRIKARDLKTRVILLTMHSDIKVVDNALEAGAHGYLPKSDTFHSLIKAIHTVHTGRQYISASHQSELQSYRNNKADFDLTIREKEIIHHISLGQTNKEIGEALFISAKTVDAHRTRVMKKLGFKKTAQLVRFAIEEGISL from the coding sequence ATGAAAATCATCGTTGCGGATGACCACCATATCGTCAGGCAGGGACTGCTAGCACTGATCCAAGCAGCCAAGGTCGGCACTGTTATTGCTGATGTTGGCTCCGGAAAACAGGCCTGGCAGTGCATTCTTAAACATGAACCGGATATCGCGATTCTAGATATCACAATGGGTGAAGTCAGCGGCCTCAGTGTGTGTCAGCGCATCAAAGCGCGAGACCTTAAAACCCGAGTAATATTGCTCACCATGCATAGCGACATAAAAGTGGTCGACAATGCGCTTGAAGCTGGCGCACATGGGTATCTACCCAAAAGCGACACATTTCATTCACTGATCAAAGCCATTCATACTGTACACACTGGCAGGCAATATATCAGTGCCAGTCATCAATCTGAATTGCAGAGCTATCGCAACAACAAAGCTGATTTTGATTTAACCATTCGGGAAAAAGAAATTATTCACCATATCTCCTTAGGCCAAACCAACAAAGAAATTGGAGAGGCCCTGTTTATCTCCGCCAAAACAGTAGATGCGCACCGTACCCGGGTTATGAAAAAACTGGGATTTAAAAAAACAGCTCAGCTGGTGCGTTTTGCGATTGAGGAAGGGATATCGCTGTAA